The following DNA comes from Papaver somniferum cultivar HN1 chromosome 4, ASM357369v1, whole genome shotgun sequence.
TCCGAAGGTACTGGTGCCCTCCATAAATATAAGGATCTCTGTGTCGATACATATACTTTCACGTCTGAAATGATAACGTTTAACCTTGTTTTCAAATACTTAACCATTCTTTCATTAGGATTCCTGTTATGTATAGTCAACCTTTGCAGCAACTGCTCCAAAAGATTTGTGTTATTTAGttgttcgtcttcttcttcattctctagATGAACATCAACCCATAAAAAAACTATCAATTCGTCATCCTACGGAATAAAACTCACCATAATTAAGAAAGAAAAGTGTTGTAGATAATAACTTAGACAAAAATAAGTGTTTACTtttgaagatggagaagagagtTGGTCGAACTAATGTGTTCATTGGTAAACAATATGTGAATCCTTTATACATGGTCAGTATACATATCCATACACTGTACAAAGAGAATTCacggataagtatactaatccatatACTGTACAAAGAGATTTCACGGATATGTATACATATCCATATACTATACAAGGAGATTTAAATGATTTAAACCATATTCCATCAAATATAAACGTATTCATTTGCATTCATAAATGAAGCCCAAAAATAATTTAAAGTCTCGTATTACATATGCATGTAACATTCGAAATCTTAAAACACAACAGTGAAATACATCCTATgcgtcaacatcatcatcatcatacataCCCGCATCATCGTACGCAACATCATCGTCAccgtcagaatcctcatcatcatcgtccTCCTCATCGTCATCGTCCTCATCATCGTCATAATCCTCCCCATAGCCAGAATCCTCATCGTCATCTCCATCATTTTCATATTTGTCTCCCACATGTCCGTCTCCTACATGTTCAACTGTATGTTCAAAGTTATCTGGGATTTGATCATTGTAATATCCATAATAATCAAATTCTCCATCCTCGTTTTGACCAGGAACTACTTCTTCTTCTAAGTCTGTATCATCATAATCTCCTTTTGATGATGGAAGTACCACGTATTCCATATCTGGACCCTCCAAACTAGACAAGTCCGCTGCCTGGCCTCCTCTACCAGGACGCGCAACAATGTGCTTGACAAGATCATTTCTTAGTTGTAGGTATATTTCTAGGTTTTTCAGAGATGACATAAATATGCGACCATTATTGGTAGGTTCCGGAATCGTAACAGGAACAACTCTGCTCCAATCTGTATCCCGACGTTCATGCTCAATAATCATGTTGTGTAAAATAAGACAACATTTCATAACTAGGTTCAAGTCAGATTGTTTCCAATACTTACATGGTGATCCGACAATTATGAATTTACCCCGAAG
Coding sequences within:
- the LOC113273102 gene encoding eisosome protein SEG2-like, which encodes MDYFLADGIYPKLTTIVQAFSQTLEITEYVRFNKYQMAKRKDVERAFGVLRGKFIIVGSPCKYWKQSDLNLVMKCCLILHNMIIEHERRDTDWSRVVPVTIPEPTNNGRIFMSSLKNLEIYLQLRNDLVKHIVARPGRGGQAADLSSLEGPDMEYVVLPSSKGDYDDTDLEEEVVPGQNEDGEFDYYGYYNDQIPDNFEHTVEHVGDGHVGDKYENDGDDDEDSGYGEDYDDDEDDDDEEDDDDEDSDGDDDVAYDDAGMYDDDDVDA